The segment CCGGCGGCACGTAGCGCATCACGGCGTGATGCTTGCGGGTCGGCTGGAGGTATTGGCCGATGGTCAGGAAATCGACGTCGCCCGAACGCAGATCGTCCATCACCTGGAGCACCTCGTGGCGCTCCTCGCCGAGGCCCACCATGATGCCCGACTTGGTGAAGATGGTGGGATCGAGCTCCTTGACCCGCTGCAACAGCCGGATCGAGTGGAAGTAGCGCGCGCCCGGCCGCACGGTCAGATAGCGCGACGGCACGGTCTCGAGGTTGTGGTTGAAGACGTCGGGCTTTGCCGCGACGACCACCTCCAGCGCCCCCTCCTTGCGCAAAAAGTCCGGCGTCAGGATCTCGATCGTGGTCGACGGGCACGCGGCGCGGATCGCGCGGATGGTCTCTGCAAAATGCTCGGCGCCGCCGTCGGCGAGATCGTCGCGGTCGACCGAGGTGATGACGACGTGGGCGAGACCGAGCTTGGCGACGGCCTCGGCGACGTTCTGCGGCTCGGCCGCGTCCAGCGCGTTGGGCAGCCCGGTCTTGACGTTGCAAAAGGCGCAGGCGCGGGTGCAGGTGTCACCCATGATCATGAAGGTCGCGTGCTTCTTGTCCCAGCACTCGCCGATATTCGGGCAGCCCGCCTCCTCGCACACCGTGTGCAGGCCGTTGGCGCGCACGATGTTGCGGGTGTCGGCATAGCCGCGGGTGTTGGGCGCGCGCACGCGGATCCAGTCCGGCTTCGGCGGCGAAGCGGAATCGGGCCGATTCACCTTTTCGGGGTGGCGCGGGCGCAACGGGTTCGTGATGGTATCGACAATAACGACCATGATCTGTCCGGTCTGTTCAGGTCCTACCTAGTCGGTCTGGCTGCCTGCCGCAACCCGGCTCGCCCCGCTTCAGGGAACATGGCAGATATGGGCAATATCCTGCTCTGTTCTCAGGCGATTCTCACCTCGAATGGCTCCAGCTTCGAAGACTTCCACACCGCGGCTTGGCAAACGGCTCAAGCGCGACTTTTTCGGCCGCGGCGTCCGCGAGGTCGCTCCCGACCTGATTGGTGCGACCATGCTGGTCGACGGCGTCGGCGGGATCATCGTCGAGGTCGAGGCCTATCATCATACCGAGCCGGCGGCGCACTCCTACAATGGCCCGACGCCGCGGAACCAGATCATGTTTGGCCCGCCCGGTTACGTCTATGTCTACCGCTCCTACGGCATCCACTGGTGCATCAATTTCGTCTGCGAGGAGGAAGGCTCGGCAGCCGCCGTGCTGATCCGCGCGCTGGAGCCGACCCACAGCTTGGCCGCGATGCGCCGACGCCGCCACGCGGTCGATGTGCACGCGCTGTGCTCGGGCCCCGGCAAGCTGACGGAAGCGCTCGGCATCACCATCGCGCACAACACCCTGCCGCTCGATCGCGCGCCGTTCGCGCTGCATGCGCGGACGGAGGATGTCGAGGTCGCAACTGGCATCCGCATCGGCATCACCAAGGCGGTCGAGCTGCCCTGGCGCTATGGCGTCAGGGGCTCGAAATTTCTGAGCAAGCCGTTTCCGAAATAGGCTTACGACGCCTGTTTCAGCCGCTCCAGCGCCTCCAGCAGCTTGGCCTTGCGCGCCAGCGCCGCCTCGCGCTTCTCGCGCTCCTCCTCGACGACCTCCTCGGCCGCGTTGGCGACGAACTTCTCGTTCGCGAGCTTGGACTCGGCGCGCTTGATGTCGGCGTCGGCCTTCGTGATCTCCTTGTCGAGA is part of the Bradyrhizobium commune genome and harbors:
- the lipA gene encoding lipoyl synthase is translated as MVVIVDTITNPLRPRHPEKVNRPDSASPPKPDWIRVRAPNTRGYADTRNIVRANGLHTVCEEAGCPNIGECWDKKHATFMIMGDTCTRACAFCNVKTGLPNALDAAEPQNVAEAVAKLGLAHVVITSVDRDDLADGGAEHFAETIRAIRAACPSTTIEILTPDFLRKEGALEVVVAAKPDVFNHNLETVPSRYLTVRPGARYFHSIRLLQRVKELDPTIFTKSGIMVGLGEERHEVLQVMDDLRSGDVDFLTIGQYLQPTRKHHAVMRYVPPDEFSSYEKVAYTKGFLMVSASPLTRSSHHAGEDFARLKAARAATAR
- a CDS encoding DNA-3-methyladenine glycosylase; the encoded protein is MAPASKTSTPRLGKRLKRDFFGRGVREVAPDLIGATMLVDGVGGIIVEVEAYHHTEPAAHSYNGPTPRNQIMFGPPGYVYVYRSYGIHWCINFVCEEEGSAAAVLIRALEPTHSLAAMRRRRHAVDVHALCSGPGKLTEALGITIAHNTLPLDRAPFALHARTEDVEVATGIRIGITKAVELPWRYGVRGSKFLSKPFPK